The nucleotide sequence CGGCGAGGTGAAGGTGTCGCAGGTGTCCTACGACCACACCCGGGCGTACTGGGACCAGATCGGGGTGACGATCGCCGGCCGCCACGTCTTCGACCTGACCGACGGCTGGGACGGGAAGCCTCCGGGCGGGATCGACCACGTGGTCGTCGTGACGCACCGGCCGGCGCCCGAGGGCTGGGACCCCGAGGCGCCGTTCCACTTCGTCGACGGCGTCGAGGCAGCCGTGGCCAAGGCGCAGGAGCTTGCGGGTGACCGCATCGTCGAGGTCGCCGCCGGCGACGTCGGTGGCCAGGCGCTTGCCGCGGGCCTGGTCGACGAGGTGCGCATGGACGTCGTACCCGTCGTGCTCGGGTCCGGCAAGCGCTACTTCGGGTCGGTCGACGCGCAGCACCTGCTGGAGGATCCCGACGTGGTGATTCAGGGCAACCGGGTGCTTCACCTGCGCTATCCGGTGCGCCGTTGACCGATCCGAGCGGTCGGCGCTAGAGGCCGAGCGACTCCAGCCGGGCGATGTACTCGTCCTCCTGCTCCTCCTCGTCGGCGCTGGACTCCCACGGCGCGAGCAACCACTGCTGGGTGGCCTCGTCGAGGGCGGCCAGGCGGCGGTTGTACTCCTCGCCGTTGTCGGTCCAGTAGCCGACCACCTTGTACGCCGACGGCGGCAGCTTCAGCTCGTGCCGCAGGTAGCGGCGGGCGTCGCGCAGCACCGCGGTCTCGCCGGCCACCCAGACGTACCCGCTGCCCCTCGGCAGCTCCGCCGTGCGCAGCGCGCCGGACAGCCGGCTGGGGCCGTGCCCGTTGCCGCCGTACAGCCACACCACCTCGACGCCCGCGCCGCCCGGCAGCTCGACCCGATGCGCCGGTGACGGCACCTCGAGCACCGCGCGGGTGCGGACGCCGTCCGGCACCGCATCCAGGATCCGCGTCGCCGCCGGCAGCCCCGCGGCGTCGGCCAGCAGCAGTTGCCAGCTCAGGTCGGCGGGCGGGTCGTACATGCCGGTCGGCGTGTTGACGGTGACGACGTCGCCCGGCGCCGCCCGCTGTGCCCACGCCGCCGCCACCCCGCCGTCGTGCACGACGAAGTCGATGACCAGCTCGCCGCGGCCGCGGCGGAAGTCGCGGACCGTGTACGTGCGCATCGGCGACGGCTCGGCGTCGTCGGGGTAGGTCCAGCGGCCGTCGG is from Jiangella alkaliphila and encodes:
- a CDS encoding dihydrofolate reductase family protein → MGNVVMYASVSVDGFVADENDQPGPLFDWLTSGDVPLDESGEVKVSQVSYDHTRAYWDQIGVTIAGRHVFDLTDGWDGKPPGGIDHVVVVTHRPAPEGWDPEAPFHFVDGVEAAVAKAQELAGDRIVEVAAGDVGGQALAAGLVDEVRMDVVPVVLGSGKRYFGSVDAQHLLEDPDVVIQGNRVLHLRYPVRR
- a CDS encoding siderophore-interacting protein, with the protein product MAVGADLPMRFFRAEVVEARPICADMVRVVFGGPDLSGFASTQVGDEYLRIFFPPEGAEPVLPVIHPDGRWTYPDDAEPSPMRTYTVRDFRRGRGELVIDFVVHDGGVAAAWAQRAAPGDVVTVNTPTGMYDPPADLSWQLLLADAAGLPAATRILDAVPDGVRTRAVLEVPSPAHRVELPGGAGVEVVWLYGGNGHGPSRLSGALRTAELPRGSGYVWVAGETAVLRDARRYLRHELKLPPSAYKVVGYWTDNGEEYNRRLAALDEATQQWLLAPWESSADEEEQEDEYIARLESLGL